One genomic window of Entelurus aequoreus isolate RoL-2023_Sb linkage group LG07, RoL_Eaeq_v1.1, whole genome shotgun sequence includes the following:
- the LOC133653970 gene encoding plakophilin-1, whose amino-acid sequence MMAAEPLRSAMTAGRVEDTSLAVPSDTRLHSGAHRVLDQVQTIKRSKSKHGKNGTPASPTLPPLSPLGEFGTFQFLPSKVNGTFGRSQSTKTTGFTKALNAQKSRSLSAKSLGRKNYSTSGGWEHQINVSNWPQVPTELKPSRSDPALAPGVIMRAKGQSQVKRHSTYSINNGYHTASGQQRAVGQPSGPSQAFKMSNVEQKTAAVIAPSTSDLTIKEAVEFLSNPEEKFQLCGASMIQHSSFKEDRAKQEVLQLGGIPHLVTLLRSPNPAVSQAAAGALRNLVFKNTSNKQQVQSCGGIAKALLLLKETDCSETQKQITGLLWNLSSADELKGELIATALPALTENVVVPFTCWSDDSATNNIHPEVFYNTTGCLRNLSSAQLRERTAMRNCHGLIDSLMSYLQTCVDEDNPDDKSVENCACILHNLTYKLETESPKCFAKYIPQTDSQSGKKNQTVGCFSPKSSKAQQQFTFDALQEKPDEVTKGAELLCHPKAMKTYLSLLSTSQKDATLEACSGALQNLTASKELGSSGVGQFLVQKLEALSHITPLLKSPNQSLQKAAVSLLGNMCRGSNLHTSKAKQVLPELAGLLSAGPKELGNSDETVATACNTVRNLVMADPEASKKFIDNNLVTSLADISENASFPKGSKAASVFLYHLWNDKNLQNILKKLGMSKSLFINDNTTTAYRSVQIIE is encoded by the exons ATGATGGCTGCGGAGCCGTTGCGTTCGGCCATGACGGCGGGCCGAGTGGAGGACACCTCGCTGGCCGTGCCTTCTGACACCAGGCTGCACAGCGGCGCACACCGGGTGCTGGATCAAGTGCAAACCATCAAGAGGAGCAAGTCTAAACACGGCAAGAATGGCACTCCTGCAA GCCCCACTTTGCCGCCTTTATCTCCACTGGGCGAGTTTGGAACGTTCCAGTTTTTGCCGTCCAAAGTCAATGGCACATTTGGTCGCAGCCAGTCCACCAAGACAACAGGCTTCACCAAAGCG CTGAATGCCCAAAAGTCCCGATCTTTGTCCGCTAAAAGCTTGGGAAGAAAAAACTACAGCACCTCCGGTGGATGGGAACACCAAATCAATGTTTCCAACTGGCCTCAAGTTCCCACTGAACTGAAACCAAGTCGCAGTGATCCTGCATTGGCTCCTGGAGTCATCATG agagCCAAAGGACAGAGTCAGGTGAAAAGACACAGCACTTATTCTATCAACAATGGATACCATACGGCGAGCGGCCAACAACGGGCTGTGGGACAACCTTCTGGCCCGTCTCAAGCATTTAAAATGTCCAATGTTGAGCAGAAAACAGC CGCTGTCATAGCACCAAGCACATCAGATCTGACCATTAAGGAAGCTGTAGAGTTTCTCTCTAACCCTGAGGAGAAGTTCCAGTTGTGTGGTGCCAGCATGATCCAGCATAGCAGCTTTAAAGAAGACCGTGCCAAACAAGAG GTTCTTCAGCTTGGAGGCATACCCCATCTGGTGACTCTACTGCGTAGCCCCAACCCTGCTGTGAGTCAGGCTGCTGCCGGGGCCTTAAGGAACCTGGTGTTCAAGAACACAAGCAATAAGCAGCAAGTTCAAAGCTGCGGCGGCATAGCAAAAGCCCTGCTGTTACTGAAGGAGACAGATTGTTCCGAGACACAGAAACAAATTACAG GCCTGCTGTGGAACTTGTCCTCGGCTGACGAGCTAAAAGGAGAACTTATAGCCACAGCACTCCCTGCATTGACCGAGAATGTTGTGGTGCCATTCACCTGCTGGTCAGATGACAGCGCCACCAACAACATACACCCGGAGGTGTTCTACAACACCACAGGGTGCCTGCG GAACCTGAGCTCTGCGCAGCTGAGAGAGAGGACAGCCATGAGAAACTGTCATGGACTTATTGACTCCCTGATGTCTTACCTGCAGACTTGTGTGGATGAGGACAATCCAGATGACAAG TCTGTGGAGAACTGTGCATGTATCCTCCATAATTTGACCTACAAGCTGGAGACCGAGTCCCCAAAATGCTTTGCCAAATACATCCCTCAAACAGACAGCCAATCTGGCAAAAAAAACCAGACTGTTGGTTGCTTCAGCCCCAAAAGCAGTAAGGCTCAACAGCAG TTTACATTCGATGCTCTTCAAGAAAAGCCTGATGAAGTCACAAAAGGCGCTGAGTTGTTGTGCCATCCCAAAGCCATGAAGACCTACTTGTCTCTGCTCAGCACGTCCCAGAAAGATGCCACTTTGGAAGCGTGCAGTGGCGCACTGCAGAACCTGACTGCCAGCAAAGAACTA GGGTCCAGCGGCGTTGGTCAGTTTCTAGTCCAGAAGTTGGAGGCTCTGTCACACATAACTCCTCTGTTAAAGTCACCCAACCAGAGCCTTCAGAAGGCCGCCGTCTCTCTGCTGGGCAACATGTGTCGGGGCAGCAACTTGCACACCTCCAAGG CCAAACAGGTATTACCAGAGCTCGCAGGCCTCCTCTCCGCTGGACCCAAGGAGCTTGGCAACTCTGATGAAACCGTTGCGACAGCTTGCAACACAGTGCGGAATCTGGTGATGGCGGACCCAGAGGCCAGCAAGAAGTTTATTGACAACAATTTGGTGACATCATTGGCTGACATCAGCGAGAATGC CTCTTTCCCCAAAGGCAGCAAAGCAGCCTCAGTCTTTCTCTACCATCTATGGAATGACAAGAATTTgcagaacattttgaaaaag CTGGGAATGAGCAAATCGTTATTCATCAACGACAACACCACGACAGCCTACAGGTCCGTGCAGATTATCGAGTGA